GACTCTGATCCTGGGGGTTTATGGGTCTGTGAATTTACGCCTCGGCCCTAATTGTTCTCTTCTTCTGCAACCTAGCCCTATTTTTGTGCAGTATATGAAGGTGATTGCCTCGTATtgtactcttcttcttcttcttcttctgtagTATTTTTTGATGATGTGTGGTAATCTTGGTCGGTTTATAATAGGTGGAAGAGTTAAATGGGTCAGGCCCTGGGCCTGTGTTATATGGGTTTTCTAAGACTCCGCCTGTTGATACCGTTACCACATGGTCTGAGACTCGTAATGTTTCAGTTAAATTTGATTCTCACCAGGCAAGTTTGCCTTCTCAGATTGTCCATCTctacttgttctttttttttttttttttttactgataCAATTCTAACTTCGTAGTTTGTTCTTGAAGCTTGAGATATTCTTATTGACGGGGTGGagttaatctttttcttttttcttctcattcagGAATGGATTTATGTACTAAATAAGGGGtctcaaataaatatttcatatagTGTGAACTCTCCGAACTACTCCATTTTTCTCATAATTGCCGAAGGTGCATTTTCATCTTGAAATTGTTCTTGTTACATTTCTATTCCTTTTCATTTAGTATGCAAGTTACTCACACACTATAAAAATGGAATATCTCCATTTATGTTGTTTATGCAAGTTTGAGGGTATAGATTTAGTGTATTTAGGAGGGTAATATTGTCCTTATTTTTTGAGGGgcaaattttttggacaaatttatcctcctaaatgcactaaatggatactctccatttcatttgaaatggacaAGATCCGTTTCCAAGTTTGAGTATGATTCCATCAGTGAATAGGTCCATTAAGGGAAAAGGTGGTCCTCATAACACGCAATAAAACCAGCATTATTTGATAGAGCCAATTGTGAAAACGATAATGGAAGTTTAGAGATATATATCTAAGGGAATGTTGTCCGGTTTACGTGCAAAAGTTGGCCATTCAAAAATTTCCAAGTCCTCAGGATTTAAAACTATGCGTCATATATAATAAACTAGCTTCACtgcagaggaaaaaaaaaaaacagaaaggaagACCTTGAAAACAGAAGAAACTAAGGTCTTGAAGTGATAAAAATTGTGTGAGAGGGCAGGCCTTCTCTCAATGTTGCAATTGATCACTTGAAATGATGTATATGGCTGTCATCTCCGACTCGCAGAACCATTTAGAAGTCTATAACTTACAACTATAGGTACACCAATTGCCCATACTTATACACCACATATTCCCCTCAAACTCGGTTAGCAAATATTGGACGACTTAATAAATTGCCAGAATTAGGCATTAGCAGCCACATGAGGTGACAAAGATATGCATAAAAGATATCAAAATAATGTAGCTAGTAGttcttttatataaataaaagacaTCAAAATAATGTAGCAAGTAGttcttttatataaataaaagacaTCAAATAATGTAGCAagtgggttttttattttattttattttttttaatatatagataaaagatatcaaaataatgtagcattttttttttaatgcaaatatggaatatttgatAAGGGCATGTGAACTGattggtttttcttttcataacaAATGATAAATGAACAGATATGAGTACAAAGTTTTATTCTATGCTGCCATTGTGGTGTTCAATCCTGTTGCTTCATTTGTCCATCTCTCTATAATAGATTTTTACCTCCAAATgccacacaaaaaataaataagttgtatgatctctcttgctctctctcttctttttgggtAATTTTGGAGCTGTAAAATTGAAGTGATATTTGGGGAGCAACCTTCACCTTGAAAGCCGCATTTAGCTATCATAGGCCTACTGTACTTGGAACTTTTatctacatttattttttaaaatcttcttTCACGCATAATGCGAAGTTTGCCTGTGGTTTTTCATGTATTCTTATAAACTGATTGCAATTGAGCATTTGTTCTCCATATTATTCTGAAGCCAGCACATTGCAGGGAGTGATGGCCTTGCTCAATGGCTTGAGGAACCTACATATCCTAATACCACCTTATCGTGGAACCTCATTCATGGTGAGATGGAAGTTGGAAAGTATCTATATTCTGTTTATTTTAATCCTATACTGATGTTGGCAACTTCTAATTGACCAGGAAGTGGTATGATTACACAGGACATATCAAGGTCTTCTACTTATTATGTAGCAGTGGGAAACTTAAACACAGAGGAAGTGGAggtaattttacaaaaaattgaactcTTCTACTATAGCTTACTAGTTTGATAAGTTTATGGCCTCCAAATCCATTTATGATTTGATGAGAAGTCCACAAATCCATTGCTTACCCTATCAACATTTGAAGAGATTATTTTACGGCTAGTCCATCTTGTTCTCTCAGAAGTGATATTGTggtataaatgaaaaataaaatcaactgACTAGTGCTTAATTCTGTTCTGGAACTTTTGGGCTTCGTCTCCCATTCTATAGCATATTAGGATTGCTTTGTGTTTGAATTGATTAAAGTAAGACAAGCTGCTTGGTTCGGTCATTGTGATCTGTTCTGCTCAATTGAGTGAGCTTGAATAGTAGAAACCTATAAACTGTAATAtggaattatttatttgttgcaACATCTAAGGAATATGATAGTGTAAAAAACAATTGCTAAAATTGCTTTTGCAATGAGGGTGAATGCAATAGAATTGGAGCAAGATTGTTACTACCCTTCTAGTCTTGCTCTACATGAGTGTGCTGATTCCTTGGCCTTTGCTCGATAATCAAATCGATTAATGTATGAATAATTTGAACATAGAGTTTATCCATTTCCAATATAAGtgttttgagaaatttttttaaaaaagggccATCCCCTTTCTTGTTACTGTCATTAAAACTCTTTCACTATTTGTTCAACATTTTCACTATGGAAACTTTGAATAACCTTGGTATTTTTAGCAACTAAATAGGAACTGTAATTTGTCAAGATTAGGGTAAAATACTAAAATGTCTTTGTTTCAGGGAGCTGGTTATGGTAATGGCTTATGAAGCtcatataatttatgtttgatacTTTTGAAGTGTATGGTTACCAGatatttacatatttatatTACTGGAGGGTGAATTAATGTAAGGATTTAATAAATGGTTTAATCATTGTTAATATGAGGATGCCTCTTGATTGAGCCCTTTGTGCCCTAGACTGCCTATATTTAAGGCACTCTAAGAAACTTGGGAGCACAGCCCCAGTTCTATACTTATCACATATTGCTCCAAACTTTCATTTCCATTTAAATTGATTTAAATCTTCCTTTCTAAATGTAATGATATATCCCTATTGAATTTTTTAGTACACTAGGCATTTAGGTTGATTAGTAGACTATAAGTTAGTTGGTGTTTGTGCATCTAAGTAACAAACTATTTTGTGGATACTATTTATAACTTGCTGTCATAAGATAAGCTACTTGGTTGATGGAAATCATAGAGTTCCTGTAATCTTGGAGATGCTAATTTTAAGGCTGTAAACGACCCCCTTGGGTCGGAAGACACCTTATTCTGGCTTCCAACCTGATTGGGGTCGAAACCTCATTTTTTCAACGGAACCGAACCAAAGGAGTGGGGTACCAAACCGAAGCAACACCAACAAGTGACAGGTTTCAGGCAGTTGCCAGTCACTTTGGTCAGTTGGTCCAGCGTTTGGTTTTATACGTCAACACAGtgacgcacacacacacacacacacacacacacaaaaaagatGGCCCATGCTCTAAAAAATCTTTGCCACTCTTAATGGCCAACTTCACAAAACGAAATCTCAGTCGtagaagaacaagaagagggtgatgatgatgggattggctgaTTGGGCTTTCTATTTGCTCATCCTCTTGGGTTTCTTCATGTTTGGTTGAATGTATGAGAGAGTTACGAAGAGAGGAGATAGATGTGAAACTGAAGAAGGTGAACACAGTTCCCACATTTGCACCCTTCCCATTGATTCGACGGTAGCAGAGTTTTCCATTGCATCTGGGCCGACCACATGTGTACGGCTTCCCTTTGGTCCGGTTTAATAAAATTGGGGTGGCTATTGATTTAATGGTGGCCAAGTCATTTATGGTAAGTTAAATGTTGGGCTACAGTTAAGTGTTTGGTGGAATGAGTTGCCAGTTGTAAAAAGTGGACCTTTGCCATAGAAAGAGGTTCAACTTTAGTCAAACAAGTGTTGTACTATATATGACGTGGCAGCATGTCTGCCCTACCAGAGATCCCTCACGAGCCCTAGCATCTTCAACTCCAACCTGGATGCTAGGACTTCCAATGGTCTTTAGTGAGGCTCAGCTGTGATGTATAGTTGGATCAAAACAGTCTTGAACCAAAACCTTGTGGCAGCTTGTGAGACACAGCTGTGATTACGAACTGGGTCTTACACCAGGCTGGCTTGATTTGGGGTGGCATTGTGACGGAGAGGGGGTTGGGAGGAGAGGACGAGATGCGAGGGCTCCTCACTCCTTAGAACTCTCGATCTGTTTGGACTTTGGGGGTGATTGGCTATGGTTTCccgaaataaaaaatttatatttatattaaaggGTGGTCAGGTCCCTTAATAAACTTCATAAGCCATTaccataaattatattttaatcagattATCCAACACAAGCTATGGTTTTATAGAGTCGGTTTTCCTCAATAAAATGTGGCTAATCTTTTCTGGTTGCTATtgtctaattaaaatattttaagcagTTGTGATATTTCTTCCTCATCATCTTTTATAAATGAGTCTCTACATTAAACAGGTGGAGTTAAACCTCGAATTGAAGGCTTATATACACAATACAACAGAAGCTTATTACAAGTGTACTTTCCCTGATGGTCTGTGTAGTTTGAGCATTTTGTTTCCCAATGGAAATGTCGCAGTCTTAACCTCCCCTAGTACAGAACAGGTGAGACTAGTTTTCTTCTTGATCACCTCCATTCTTAAGTATCTTTTTCTCATTCAGTAAATTGAATAAACTGTGGAGCAGAATTagaaaatgatttatattgtaGGAATCCAACTTCATATATCAGTCTGGATGGTTcatatgtttgaaaatttgtgcCAGGGGCACTGTCATGTTGTTTAAATCATTGATTATCATGATATCAccaaatttgttaaattatacCCCATGCCCATGGTTTTGCAATGGAGACATCGGTAAAATACCTTCTTACCGCTCCCCACTGGactgaatatttttcaaatccaataTGTACAactccaaaattttcaattaaccAGGATTTTCTTTGGTTGCTTCAGGGAAAGAACATTGATGAGTGGTACTTCAAATTGTCATATGGACCAAGATGGATCACATATATTGTTGGCATAGGTACACTTAATTATTCCATTTCATAAGGGAATCTTTGTGTGTAAATTTTGTACCTTAATATTTCCTCTTGTAGGTGGAATGACTCTGCTCATGTTACTGGCCTTCAACTTCTTAAACAAGTTCCAATGTAACCGTGAAGATGGAAGAAATATTCAGTTTGGGGAAATGGGATCTGCAAGAGTCCCTTTGCTTCCACACAAAGATGATGATCTCTCAAGTTGGGGTTCATCTTATGATTCTGTGTCAGATGAGGATGGTATTGAAGACTTACTTGTATTGGGTTCCCTTGAAGGGGTGTCACTAGGAGATGGTGAAAACAGTAACAATACCCGGCGTCTTTGCGCAATTTGCTTTGATGCTCCTAGGGACTGCTTTTTCCTTCCATGCGGGCACTGTGTGGCTTGTTTTGAATGTGGAACTAGGTAAGTACTCTCCAtaatttctgttcttttttcttttcttctctttttttttttttgtttattggtAAAATTTGAACCTGGACCTACTCCAACCTCACCCTGCCTTTTACCACGTGGTCCAAAGTCCAAGAGCTTGTTTTTCTGTCCTTAGCCCTGCAACAAACATATGATTTCAAACTAAAGATGATTAGCGGATGTGCCTATTTGTTTGCCTAATATGACCTATACTGCCTGGACCTAGGTTGGGATCTAGATTAACAACTTACCACTGCACATGTTCTTAGTTGATTGAAGGTTGAAGCAtatttactataaaaaaaaaagaaagaaaaagaaaggttgtAGCATATTTATACATATGGCTACTTCAAACATCTACTATTGGCGAACCATTTTTTGGCTTCTTCACATTTTTAGTGGATAGTTGCATGATTAACCAAGGTCAAACATAGAATACTTCTCAAGGAAAGTTAATGTCTTTATGTTACAATGATGATGATATAGTTTAAATGTCACAGTTTTAGTTGCGATTATATGTTGATGTCTTGATTATGTAGGTTAGGTACTTCCCAACAAGCCTGAACCCTCTCAAAGCCCAAGATTGATAGAGTAACATTTAACTCAAAATCATTGCCCTTTTCTTTATTAGGAAACATAATTCTCAATATTGGTCGGACACAATTTTCACTCTATCGTCATCTCTATTAAAAACACATTCCACAGCTACaccatttctttccttttaaatttgGAAAGATCACCTATTAAGACTTGACTGATataatacttatcaaaaaaaaaaaaagacttgacTGATATAATAGATTTGGCAATAAGCACAAGTTGAACATCATTTATGATCTTTCAAAGGGTAGGCGGCAAACTATGAATATATCCTCGCATAATTGCTGTACAAATTGCCGAAGATCTCAACCCGTGTTGACAGTTTATGAGGACAAAGGATTTGACAGTTTTATGATATGTGATTCATTCTAATCCTTGCAGGATAGTGGAGGCAACTGGCACTTGCCCGGTCTGTCGTAGGCACATGAAGAAGGTGAGAAAGATTTTTACTGTTTAAGCGACAGAACTTCTTGTTAAACGGGCAACGCCTAGTTGAATAATCTGCAACGTGGATTATAATAGCTGGCCACATTATTTATTTCCTGCTGACCAATAGCATTCATCGAGTAGTAGCCGGGTTCTTCGGGTAGTATTTGAAAGTGGGATGACCAcgtcctctctttttttccgATGGGCTTTCCACAAATGTAATACGATTTATTTATAGGAATGTCAGAATACGCACATTGTATTCAATGTAATTGATACGTTTTTGGTGTTTtatcttcaattttcttttgaggggttaattttttggattttatctttcaattttccCCTGGTTATACCAAttgctattttttcttttagattttaaatCCCTAACGTATTAAATAGCTTTTGGTCTGCTTTGATTCGAGTAGACAGGCTTGCTTTGATATTTTTCCATTCAAGTGGTTGCCTGGCAATGACAAATCTGAATTAGTTATCATATGACAATTCACAACTTTGATATTCTCTCTGTGGATCTCAATGACACAGGCCAAagtaaaaattatatagaatAGCCAGCTTATGTTGCCCTCCTCCCCATCCCAATTTTAAATGCATTGTGCAGTGGATAGTTTGTTTGCTGAAAAGGCTAATATAATCACCTGCAACTGCTTTAATATAACAAAAGTTGAACCCAAATATACAGCAtcatcaaaactcaaaaggTCAATTACTCTTGCCCCCAGCTTCCAAGAAAATGAGCAATTGAAGGAAATAATATGATGCACCCCCTATTGTTGCATACTGTAACTTTTCAGTTCCTTCGACGGCTGGGAAATCATCATCCCCCGCTCGATTAAATCCCCCAGCCAACCACCCCAAGTTCTTGTATCCTCCTCCAAATAACTTTGTAGCCGCCATCATCGACCTGAAGTAACACCAACAAAACcaatgaaaaattttgttttctttcgaATTGAATTCGAGATAAATTTCATATGGGTCTCTCACAATTGATGCCTAGAGGCTAGAGATCTcaatccatttttttaataagtttaaTAAGGGAGAAATTCTCACCTTAAACCCTCACCACAAGCTACAAGGAGTTTGGAGTCCTTATCAGGAACAGCTTTCTGAACTTGCAATAGAAAATCAGGATTCAAGGTGGTGAAATATTGGCCAGTCCAGAGGCCAATGTAGCCAAAATGCACCCACTTCTTCAGAAGCGTAACGGGGCTGTTGTCCTTGTCCTCGACGAACAGTGGGACGTGGAGAGACCCCGTCACGCGcgccttctctctctcccacgcGGGTCTGATGTCCAGGAGTGTGAAGCCCTCGGATACAATTGCCGTCGCTGCGTCCTTTGGCTGTATGGGCCGGACGGCGCCGGACTGTATGAGCTGCCGACCATTGCTGGAATATACTGCGCGGACTTGAAGTGTCGCCGCCGCCCTTCTTCGGGTGGTGGGAAGGGGTGGCTTTGGTTGCTTCTCATGCTTGTTCGAGTTCAATGTGGATAAGTGGTTCAGTTGGAcagccatctctctctctctctctcgctctctctctctttctctctcttttatatcCTCAACTCGCTTGTTTGTTGTTATTGCAATGAGCCCTTGCTTTTTGAGCTATTTCTGAACATGCCCATTCAATagtgtaattttaatttttaacaataGTCTCCATCTATAACAATTTGACAAATATGTAGTTAGGAGTGTCAATGTTTACGTGTTTTGTTTAGGTTGTGTTGGGGtgtgaatataaaattatatgggTTAATTTGAGTTATTTAACTAAACGGTACATGCCTCTCAATGTAACTCGCTATTCTCATGTTTGATTCGTACCAGGATTATGGGTCACATGTCGAATTCGTGTTGTATTTAGAGGTATATGTGTAGAGTTGTCAATTCtaatttgatcaatttaattaaacaagtcagaCAACTCAATTTTAACCCACTAATTTCATATCGAATTCGTGAATCGTGTCAAAATGACAAatttatttgcaatttttttgggGTGCAAATGTTCAAGACATTTttcaatgatttaattaatgcaAAGTGAAAATTAGAgacggtaatgactaatgaGATTATTCTAGTAGAGAATGCTGAGATAGAATCCCTTATATTTTATTAAGATAATTCTAAAGTAAAgttcttaaaatattaataactATTTTCAAATTGAATAGTTTAGATTTTATTATTCCAATGTTCATCGGCTTTAAAAGAtttcaatttttccttaattcatTGTATCTCACCTAATAATACATGATGATAAAATATGGagcattttaattaaaaaaatcaaatatatgatCTTAAGAATTCCATTGTGAAATTACCTAAAAAAGTTATAGGATCCCAAAATACATTATCATTTCTTAGATGTAGACTATCTAAAAACATTTGTTTCATCCCTTTGGTACTCTATCACATCATTTTAATAAGACTAACAGTACCGAtcaattcttaaatttttttgtttttttataagagTTGATCAGTCCTATCACGTTAGTAAGATGATATAGTAAATgaataaaagtgtaatttttaatattactcttcTTAAAAAATGTGTCGGGAGACTCAGAATTTAATGACAGATATCTTAATACGAGATGTCGCAAGTAAccgtagaaaaagaaaaaaaaaaaggtaacagTAGTAAAAAGATTAACTCCAAACATagttcatttaaaaatataaatatttcacctttttttttttttttttaaattcgaATACACCGTAGAATTCCTTTAAAATTTGGAAGGATTTTGCCATTTTTTGCTTTAAGAGACTTTAACTCATTATCTTAGATATTCCTTTCAAGTGTgttgaaataatataaaattgataaaattcattttctcctacttaatttaaaagaaaacgaCAGCCCAAAAATCCGGACGGGAAAGCTCTTTTGGGTCGCCAACAATCAGTGTTGGCCTTAAATGTTTCCCATCCCAATTTGGACCTTTGAGCAGCCCAACAACCCGTGGGTCTGGCACGGGCGATGGCCCAGAGTCCAGACCCGAAGAAGGTGGGGGTCCGAACATACAGAGCACGGTGAGGTGACACACGACAAACTGAGCTCACCCATCCTGAAACCGCATTTCAAATGTTTCTTCTCCCTCTACACAGGCACGGTTCATGATCTTATTCccaaattagggttttattctGCAATGGTGGCAGTGATGATGGCCACGAACACGAGGGAAAAGCTCGCGAGTTTGATAAACTCGGTCGAGTCGGCCTCGGATATACCGTCTAAGCTCGAACCCTTGCGCCAATTGAAGCAAGATTTGCCCCAACAGGACCACGTCTTGCTCTCGGAGTTCCTGCCTCTCTTTTTCGAGCTCAAGTCCGACCGGTTCAGTCCGGTTCGTAAGCATGTTGCAGAGTAACGCTCCGTTGAAAACCCTAGTTACACTTTTCCCGCTacatttgatttgtttttatttttccttgtaaAATCGTTTATTTTTGGTGATAACAATATCACATGGAAGACTAAATATAATTTCACGGTTTTAGTGTTTTCGTAGCTGGTGTGTTTCTGGTTTATACATGTGATGAATGCTGTGCTAAAGTTTTATCTGGTTTTGTTTGCTTAAAAATGTAGGATTATTGGTGAAATTGGACTTAAGCATGTGGAATTCTTACCTGAAATTGTGCCTGAGTTGATTGCTGTTTTGAGTGACGGTACACCGGCTGTTGCACGACAAGCCATCGCTAGTGGGATCGAATTGTTTCGTTCTACTCTTGAAAAAGTCACAATTCAGGTTCTTAATCTGTATTCAAGGTCTTTGAATTCATTTACATTGTGTTTGTTGCTTGTCGAGGATTATTAATACCCGTGCCGCTGAACTTGTATGCCTTTTCTTCTAGTTTAGTTTTTACTGTACATTTTTCACTCTCTTTGATCATagatttgaaagaaattcaATTCGAATTATAAATTTTCTTGGAAATTCTTCTATTTCTACCAGCAGCCGATGAGGATTGCCTTTTTCACAGCTTATCTAACTTGTCTTTGGTTGGTGGACTTAAAATGTCTCCTGGTCTACCAACATTTCTAAAAAGTAGTAATCGTTTAACATGGGTACTTTCAATATAGTGATATGATGAATTATAACATTGCCCATGGCTGGTTCCATCTGCCGTGGAATGTTATAATTCCCactaatgatgtttttcatcaTCTCTACGCACATATTTTTtcagcctctctctctttcttttcttttttaatcttgatTTAGATTACTATTGCACATGGCTGACCATCCTGTATGACCTTACTATATGCAAAAATGATAAAGTCGTAACAATGGTTGGACATGGTGTATCCTACAGTATACATTTTTCTGCAACAACCTTGTCACTACTTACATGCTTGCATTTGTGATCATCAGGGTCTATATGCAAGTGAGTTGGACAGTGCCCTTGAGTCATCATGGGCGTGGATGTTGAAATTCAAGGACAAAATATACTCAATAGCTTTTCAGGTAAACAATGATCTTATGATAACATGGAACTCAATATTGTGCATGTTCTGATTCATAATAATGGCATGTTCGCTAGACGGGAAGTGGTGGGACAAGGTTACTGGCACTGAAGTTTGTTGAAGCAGTCATTCTTCTTTACACACCCGATCCTAATGGCTCTTTAGAGCCCCCTCCTTATGAAGGTAATAAGATTTTACTTTACATTTCAGGCTCAGTGAGCTTGAAAGTCAAGGATATGTAATTTAAATATGTGGATGCATTACAACTCAGACAACTTGTATTTGCTTATACAGCACACTGACCTGCTTTGTAGGAAAGTGTGTGCAATTTAATATATCTTGGATACGTGTGGGTCACCCTTTGCTTAATGTTGGAGATTTGTCAATTGAGGCCACTCAGAGTTTGGGTCTATTGCTTGATCAACTCAGGTTCCCGACAGTGAAATCTCTTAGTAATGCAGAAaccattgtgctcattaacagGTAATTTGGCCTTTCTCTATCATATGCTTATTCAAATTTTCTGCAAGAATTTTGCTATTTCAGGCAATCTGTTACTTCAGACGAATGGATTTATTAATGCCAAAAGGGTTAAGTATATTATAGGAAAAGGATGAATGGACTTGTACTGAATTATGTTGCAATAGTGTTCTCTCTTGATCAAGTTTCCTCTATGCGTTAATCTCCTCTCCCTCcagaaaaacacaaaagaaaaaggaataaaaaataaatagatactCTCCAGCCATTATGAGTGTTTGAGcttctatttttatttcaccCAAAATGCATacctaatataaaaaatttaaagacaTAAAATTTCCCTTTCCCCTTTTACAACTCACTCTAAAATGTTGTTCTTAATggaaagttgaaaaaaaaaaacccagtaATATgagggtaaatttaaaaatggGTTTTCATGAT
Above is a genomic segment from Corylus avellana chromosome ca9, CavTom2PMs-1.0 containing:
- the LOC132192040 gene encoding E3 ubiquitin-protein ligase APD2 gives rise to the protein MAEPDPSTSTASSSSAIHREFSSNAASSSSASQVREEEDHRDRDQLQHRFPHPELEHPQFVIPYQGNPNLSAFDDASVIRDDTWSCVIVLLTFWFFVSMTLILGVYGSVNLRLGPNCSLLLQPSPIFVQYMKVEELNGSGPGPVLYGFSKTPPVDTVTTWSETRNVSVKFDSHQEWIYVLNKGSQINISYSVNSPNYSIFLIIAEGSDGLAQWLEEPTYPNTTLSWNLIHGSGMITQDISRSSTYYVAVGNLNTEEVEVELNLELKAYIHNTTEAYYKCTFPDGLCSLSILFPNGNVAVLTSPSTEQGKNIDEWYFKLSYGPRWITYIVGIGGMTLLMLLAFNFLNKFQCNREDGRNIQFGEMGSARVPLLPHKDDDLSSWGSSYDSVSDEDGIEDLLVLGSLEGVSLGDGENSNNTRRLCAICFDAPRDCFFLPCGHCVACFECGTRIVEATGTCPVCRRHMKKVRKIFTV
- the LOC132161770 gene encoding rhodanese-like domain-containing protein 10; this translates as MAVQLNHLSTLNSNKHEKQPKPPLPTTRRRAAATLQVRAVYSSNGRQLIQSGAVRPIQPKDAATAIVSEGFTLLDIRPAWEREKARVTGSLHVPLFVEDKDNSPVTLLKKWVHFGYIGLWTGQYFTTLNPDFLLQVQKAVPDKDSKLLVACGEGLRSMMAATKLFGGGYKNLGWLAGGFNRAGDDDFPAVEGTEKLQYATIGGASYYFLQLLIFLEAGGKSN